The bacterium genome includes the window AAAAGGGAGAGTTACCAACAGATGTCCTTGCACAAAAGCTAAATAATAAGGAAATAAATGTAGAAGATGTATATCAACTGGCGGTAACTTATGGAGCGGATGCAACAAAATTAATAGCCCTGGCGACTAAAAACGCCACAAATCAAGAACTGATGCAGCTTATCAATAAAGATAAGGGTAGTAACAAAGAGGTATCCGAGGCACTTAAGAATGAAAGAGAGATAAGAATAGCCATACATGAGGGAGAGATTAAAGCAATACTTGAGTTAGCGAATATATCAAGCCCTGTTGTAGGAGAAGGAGCACCAGAACCTAAATATGACATTAGTAAACTTAATGAATCAGATTGGCAGAAGTTAATAAATTCCTTTGGTAATTTACGGCAGTTAAATTATTCACCAACACAAGTAGGAGTAAGTACAACAAGTTTTGATGCATTAAAGAAGGTATGTAGTGATATAGTAAATACACAACTGGAGGCAAAGGAGGTAATACGCAAGGCAATTCAAGAAGTACAGAATATTCTTAATGATGCTAATATTAATATTGCCAGTGACTTAGGCCAGGCAAGAGCAGAGACATATATTAGAGAGGCATTAAATAAAGCAGGTTATCCCTCTCTTGCCGCAGGGGTTAATATTGCTTCTTTAATAGGTCTTCCAGGGACATTTGATCCTAAACTATTAGGTGATCCAACAGATGTAGCGGGGTTGCTGAGACGACAAGGAAAGGAATTTATCCATGAGATGTCAGCTATAGCTGCACAAGACCCGTATGCACCAGTTGATGTCTATGATAGGCTGAAAATTAGTGTAAATCAGTCTATAGAGAATTATCTTAGAAGCATAAACTACGAATATAATTTTACTCATGGTAACTTAGGAGCAATACTTGTTTTCCCAGATGTCAAGTTTGACTTTGAAAGTTTTATGCGGGATGATTACTGGGTAGAAGGAGTCAAACCTAAACAGTAAAATGAAAGGAGTTTTATAACTATGAATCGACAAATTATAAAGATATCTATACTTTTTATCTTTATATGGAGCGTTATTGGTTGTAAGCAATCTGTTATTGAAGAGGAAATTCTCTTTGTAAAGACAAAAAAATACCAGTCATTTCCTGCTGAAATAATTTTAAAAGATGTTGATAGAAATATTGAAAAGCGGTTATTTAAGATAAAAGATTCATTTGTATATGGTTTTGATTGGTCTCCAGATGGTAATAAACTTATTTTTGGACTAACTAAACTTAAAGAGACTAAAATTAATAATAACACTTATAGTAAAACTTATGTAATGAATAGTAAAATTTATGTAATGAAGTGTACTAATAGAAAATATACATGTTTAACAGATGGTTCTATGGAAGTGGGAGGACCTCTGTGGTCACCAGATGGTAAAAAAATTGCCTTTTATGGGAATAAAAATACTCTTTGTAAAAAGAAAGATTCTTTAGGGTGGTTTTCTATAGAGAATACTGGAGATATTTATGTAATGGATGCTGATGGAAAAAATCAGAAGAAAATAACTACTACTTCTACTGAGGATTCAAATTACATATGGACACCAGATAGTAAAAAACTCATTTTTGAATCCCATCCTAATTATGGTAATAAAAGATTCGATGCTGATTTCATTAAATATGAAGGTAATTCTGATATTTATATGGTAGACAGTGATGGGAGAAATCAAATAAAATTAGTAAATGATCCTACTAATGACCGTGACATTTCTTTATCTCCTGATGGAAGAAAAATAGTTTATATTTCACTATGTAACGACAATTATGAAATTTTTGTAATGGATATTGATAGTAAAAATAAAATACGCCTAACGAATAATTCTATTGATGATTGGAATCCTACATGGTCACCGGATGGCAAAAAGATTGCTTTCACTTCTAAAGATTGCATGCTTTATCTTATAGATCCTGATGGAAAAAATCAAATAAAACTTACAGAAATAAATAGAAATATTAGTGACTTAATTACTGTTAGTTCTTTCGTCTGGGCACAGGATAGTAAAAGAATTGCTTTTTGGGGTTCTTCATTTAATGATAGCTACGATATCTACGTTATAGACATAAATAATAAAGAAGTAAAGAATCTGACTAATACTCCTGATTGGGATGAGCAATGGATTTCATGGCGACCGATTGTTAAACAATAAAAGGTGGTAAAAATACCACTCTTTTTTGCTCTTTGACAATTACACAGGATAGGAGGGAGGAGGAGGTAGGGGTTACATCTTGATCTTGAATTGTGAATTAACAAGGAGTAATTCACAATTCAAGATGTGACCCCCTTCCGACCCTTCCGACCGAGTAGTAAATGGAAGTTGGACTCGTCTTGCTGAAGTATCAAGGACATTACCTCTTAATACCTGGGCAAATTATAAGATAATAGCCAGTGGTAACCAGATTAAGGTATATGAAAATGATACTGTAGTTGCTTCTGTTAGAGATGAATCTCATAAATCAGGCAGTATAATCCTTCAGACCTATAAAACTAAGGCACAATTTGACGATGTAAAAGTTTCAGAACTGCAAAAAACCATTTCATACAAAGAATTAGATGACATCCCAGAAGGTCCACCACTTCCCCAAATATCCTTTCCCAACAAAACCTTAGTCAAAGGCTCTGGGAATGCGATTTACCTTGTTATGGGTGGAATGAAGAAGTATATTCCTGCTGGAGATAGTAATATCTGGCAGTCTTATGGGCTGGACCCAAATACAGTCAAAACTATCTCAGATAAGGAATTAGCCAATATCCCAACTGATGATGGCGTGCCAAAGATTGATTACTACAATTCCGAGACGCACAAACAGGGCATTTGGAAGATGGTAGTTAATCTTGTACTGCCTTTTATTCCAGTCATCGGACAATTGTATACGATGTATCAGGGAATCTCTGCTATCAAGAAGGGAGATTATTGGCAAGGGGCATTAAATTTCTTTGGTGCTGGCGGAAAGATTCCTGGTCTTCCTGGTGGTCTTAATATGCAGTTAGGAACGATAGCAAGATTTGTTAAATATATTAATCCAATCTCTATTGCTTTGTTTGCCAATGACTTAACTGATGGTAGCGGTCGTAAGATACAAGGAGTGAATAGATTTTTAGCTGGCTTACAGTTTGGAGGTAATTACTTATTACCTAATTTACCTCGGTTACCAGGTATTAATCTTAATGATGCTCAATTACAATATCTTGCAAAGGTAGGAGCAAATATTGATAAAATTAGCGATTACTACCAGAAAGGCGTGATGATTACTGGTAAAGAGAAGATATTTGGCGGTAAAGAGGTATCAGATGAGGAGAGAATACAATTAGCTGGAAGTCTATTAGGTTCTCATATTCAACAGGCGGCAAGTAATCCTAATACAAACATAGCAGATGCTATAAAACAAGGAGTAGGAAGTTTTGTTACAGATATGGTGGTAAATACACCTGTAAACGCAGTTAATGATGCTACTCAAGTATTAAATTATACCATGAACCAAGCTCTTAAGGCATATACTTCAATAGTAAAGACAGAGAATGGACTTATTGCTAATGCTGCAGGTCAAATTATAGAAGGTATAAATTTACCTACGACACTATTGAATAATGCTATGACAGTGTATGGTAGAGTAGGTGGATTTGTCGGTAGTGGGATGAATGCAGGAGCGATTGGGAATGCAGTTTTTAAATGGATTTCAGAACAACTGGATAAGATTTTTAATAATCAAAATAATACTAATACCCAACAAATGGTTGATGAGGCTATTAAAACGGCTGAAGATTATGTAGGGACAAAATATGTTTCTGGTGGAGAGAGTAAAGAAGGAATTGATTGTTCTGGGCTTGTTAGAAAACTTTATCCAGAAACCTTTAAGAAAGACATGACAGCAGATGAGATGTATGATTCGATAGTTAATAAAAAGACGATAGAAGGAAGTAAAGTAGAAAGGTCTGAAGTAAAAGCAGGAGACCTTGTATTTTGGAAAGGACATGTAGAAATTATTACAAAGGTTTATGGAAATGGAAGGGTTGATATGATTGGAGCTTCTTATAGTAAAGGAGAAGTGGTAAAAAGATTCAATGTGTCATTTACTTCATTAGAAAATAATTGGGGACCGAAGTTTTATGGCTATATACGACTATTACCTTAAGAAAAAGTTGGTAGTATGCTTTTTAGGATTGTGTTTATCCTTTTTCGTTTCTTGTGTAGCCTCTTTAGATAACGCTTATACTTCTACTTATACTACAACTACTATTGCTATAATTGAGATAGGAAAGAAGGATAAACAATTAGGAGTAGTCTATCGTTCTGAAGGCGGTAGAGAGTGGTTTACAGATTTTGAGGTTGATAGTGAAGGTAATCTATACTTCTTTGATAAAGTAAATGGTTGGATAAAGAAATTTGCTCCAGATGGAAGATTCCTGATGAAGATAGGGA containing:
- a CDS encoding NlpC/P60 family protein is translated as MKKYIPAGDSNIWQSYGLDPNTVKTISDKELANIPTDDGVPKIDYYNSETHKQGIWKMVVNLVLPFIPVIGQLYTMYQGISAIKKGDYWQGALNFFGAGGKIPGLPGGLNMQLGTIARFVKYINPISIALFANDLTDGSGRKIQGVNRFLAGLQFGGNYLLPNLPRLPGINLNDAQLQYLAKVGANIDKISDYYQKGVMITGKEKIFGGKEVSDEERIQLAGSLLGSHIQQAASNPNTNIADAIKQGVGSFVTDMVVNTPVNAVNDATQVLNYTMNQALKAYTSIVKTENGLIANAAGQIIEGINLPTTLLNNAMTVYGRVGGFVGSGMNAGAIGNAVFKWISEQLDKIFNNQNNTNTQQMVDEAIKTAEDYVGTKYVSGGESKEGIDCSGLVRKLYPETFKKDMTADEMYDSIVNKKTIEGSKVERSEVKAGDLVFWKGHVEIITKVYGNGRVDMIGASYSKGEVVKRFNVSFTSLENNWGPKFYGYIRLLP